Genomic segment of Borrelia hispanica CRI:
CAGTTTAAAGTGTGCGATGAAAGTTTGATATCTAGAGTACAAGGCAGTTTTTACACTGGAGTGCACATAAAAGGAAATAGAGTTTGCTTGATAGAAATTCTTGTTGGAAGACTTGGTTATCTGCCACTAACAGTTGTAACTAATGCTAGTAGTAAAGTATTACTTTCAAGCGAAGATTATCAGCTTGAATTTGCGCGTTTTAGGGGAACTTTTGTTTTACCACATACTAGACAAGAGCTAAGATATGTTTTGTCTCGTTTTGGTAGAGGTTCTTTGATGGCTAGAAATCGTAGTCTGTATGTTCTCTCAGATTATCTTATCCCCAATAATTTGAATGTTGTAAAAAAAGAAGAGACCGAAGACGTAATTTTAGAGTTTCATGACACTGAATATTATTATGATGAGTCTTTTTCTAGTGAGAGTGGTATAGCTACAAATATTGTTATGCAAAGAGATTTACAGTATATACCAGCATTTTTGAATGCTGTGTCCATTTTTACGTAATTGGGCTACGGAGGTTTGATTGTTTAAGTTTAATTTTTTTAAAAGGAATTTTGATAAGAGTGCTGCTTCAAATTCAATATTTTATCCGACAAGCAGCAGTTGTTTGAATAGAGATTCGTCAAGACTTTCTCATCAAGTAGCAGAAATATATGCAGGATTTGCAGCATCTAGAGACATTGAGCACAAAAAAGGAGATGGGCTTGATGTGCTTTTTGATAACAATTTTAGAAGCGTGATCAAAAAGATGGTCTACACCTCAATTATTTCGGGGGAAAGTGCTTTTTACATAGTAGTTCCTGATTCTGAAGATCCCCGCACACCATTGAAGGATGGTTTTGAATCTCGTTGTTTCAATTTTGGTGAGGTTTGTGATGCAGATGATTTTTCTGTTGATCATATACATCCGACTCGTGTTATCAAAATGAAGTCGTCATTTTTGAATTTTTCGGCTTTAGAGAAGAGTAGTCGCATGATGAATTCTTTGCTTGATGAGACGGTTGGTTTTTTGAAGGTTAACAATTTTACTTTTCTAAAATCCGCAACTTTGCCATCAATCAAAGATATGACGGCACATGATCTTTCTGAACTTAAGAAAAATGTAGAAGGGGTTTTGGATAGTAATCATAAAATGATGATACTTGGTAAAGAAGATGATATTGCAAATATTACACGTTCTGTAAGTCCTATAAGAGATGCATTTGAGATTATTGTGTCTGATGTGACGCTCTATTCTGGAATTCCTAAAGAAGTACTATATCCCACATCTCCGTCTGGGGAGGGAAGTGTTGGAAATTATGACATATTCTATCTGAATATTGAGCAAATATGTAAGTTAATGATGGCGCCTTTTATCAATGCAGTTCTGAAGAAATTTAGACTTGAATCTAATTGGCAATTTAAGGCTGTGAAGCCGATTAGTCAAAAAGAACAAGCTGATATTGAAGAGAAACATGCGCGTACTCTGTCTTTATATGCAGATATTTTAGAAAAGGCTAATGAGATGGGTAATTTAGATCTTGTGAACAAAATTCAGTTTGAACTTAACGAATTTTTGCAAGTTTAGTGAGAATTGATTTATGTAAGTTGTTTGACTTTGGAAAAAGGAGGTAAATATGAAAAGTGAACAATTAGATGATATTTCTTTATCAACTACCAATAATTTTGCTTCTGATGTTGGTAATAGAGAAAGTGTAACAATTTCTTTTGAAGAGTATGAAAAGTTGATCTCAGATTCTAAGAGAATACCAGAGATAATTCAGGATTTTGAGAAGAGATTAGCAGAAGGTGAGAGAGATAAGAAACAAGCTGAAAAGAAGGCCGAACTTAATGCATTCAGGGATTCTAAGATTTTGTCACAATTACAGGATGCGTCCAAGCAGTATGATATTTCTCCAGAATTTGAAAAGGTTAGTAGTATCAAGGATGCAAAGTTGGCATTTTTAGATGCTATGAAAAGAAAATA
This window contains:
- a CDS encoding PBSX family phage terminase large subunit, yielding DIEKLIPTMRERGGRIYMSSNPVPRSHWLYKRYIANEDNPSVCVIKSTYRDNPFLNGGDVNSWLEKQKLAYHGNDIGFRIEVLGEEFEFGTARFIKQFKVCDESLISRVQGSFYTGVHIKGNRVCLIEILVGRLGYLPLTVVTNASSKVLLSSEDYQLEFARFRGTFVLPHTRQELRYVLSRFGRGSLMARNRSLYVLSDYLIPNNLNVVKKEETEDVILEFHDTEYYYDESFSSESGIATNIVMQRDLQYIPAFLNAVSIFT
- a CDS encoding anti-CBASS protein Acb1 family protein, whose product is MFKFNFFKRNFDKSAASNSIFYPTSSSCLNRDSSRLSHQVAEIYAGFAASRDIEHKKGDGLDVLFDNNFRSVIKKMVYTSIISGESAFYIVVPDSEDPRTPLKDGFESRCFNFGEVCDADDFSVDHIHPTRVIKMKSSFLNFSALEKSSRMMNSLLDETVGFLKVNNFTFLKSATLPSIKDMTAHDLSELKKNVEGVLDSNHKMMILGKEDDIANITRSVSPIRDAFEIIVSDVTLYSGIPKEVLYPTSPSGEGSVGNYDIFYLNIEQICKLMMAPFINAVLKKFRLESNWQFKAVKPISQKEQADIEEKHARTLSLYADILEKANEMGNLDLVNKIQFELNEFLQV